One Acetobacterium sp. KB-1 DNA segment encodes these proteins:
- the upp gene encoding uracil phosphoribosyltransferase, with amino-acid sequence MQNVTIVDHPLVMHKLTHLRKMETPSREFRELVKELSSLMAWEVTKHFPLKEIEIETPICKTTQKVLAEKDVVIVPILRAGLGMVEGFTNIIPKAKIGHIGLYRDPETLQAVEYYKKLPSDIAEREAIIVDPMLATGVSVIHTIRLLKEAHCPNIKVVHILACPEGVKAVTNAYPEIPIFCAAIDDHLNDHAYIVPGLGDAGDRLFGTK; translated from the coding sequence ATGCAAAATGTAACGATAGTGGATCATCCACTTGTCATGCACAAATTAACTCACCTTCGCAAGATGGAAACCCCTTCCCGGGAGTTTCGAGAATTGGTGAAGGAACTATCCAGTCTGATGGCCTGGGAGGTGACCAAACATTTTCCGCTTAAAGAAATTGAAATTGAAACCCCCATTTGCAAAACCACCCAAAAAGTTCTGGCCGAAAAAGATGTCGTCATTGTCCCTATTCTACGGGCAGGTTTGGGAATGGTTGAAGGCTTCACAAATATTATTCCCAAAGCTAAAATCGGTCACATCGGACTGTACCGTGACCCTGAAACCCTCCAGGCGGTGGAATACTACAAAAAACTACCTTCTGATATTGCTGAAAGAGAAGCCATTATAGTCGATCCGATGCTGGCCACCGGGGTTTCTGTGATTCATACCATACGCCTTTTAAAAGAAGCCCACTGCCCCAATATCAAGGTCGTTCATATTCTGGCCTGCCCGGAAGGTGTCAAAGCCGTCACCAATGCTTATCCTGAAATCCCCATTTTTTGTGCCGCCATTGATGATCACTTAAACGACCATGCTTACATTGTACCCGGTTTAGGTGATGCCGGTGACCGACTTTTTGGTACAAAATAA
- a CDS encoding glutaredoxin domain-containing protein, which yields MKEIKLYTWAHCPYCRAAKQLLDDKGLKYVEIDIYNDAQTRRQLQSQTSHYTVPFVFIGETFVGGFSELKEIEFSGKLDELL from the coding sequence ATGAAAGAAATTAAATTATATACTTGGGCCCACTGTCCCTATTGCAGAGCCGCAAAACAACTCCTGGATGATAAGGGGTTGAAGTATGTGGAAATTGATATTTACAATGATGCGCAGACCCGTCGTCAATTGCAGAGTCAGACTAGTCATTATACGGTGCCTTTTGTCTTTATTGGGGAGACATTTGTTGGTGGCTTTTCGGAACTGAAAGAGATTGAGTTTAGTGGTAAACTCGATGAATTATTATAA
- a CDS encoding YdbC family protein has translation MAIIFKVVEEIGVLSELPSGWQKELNLVSWNERDPKYDIRDWNADHEKMRKGITLTVDELVQLRDILNGMEL, from the coding sequence ATGGCGATAATATTTAAGGTTGTAGAAGAAATTGGTGTTCTCAGCGAATTACCCAGTGGATGGCAGAAAGAATTGAATCTGGTGAGCTGGAATGAACGGGACCCCAAGTATGATATTCGGGATTGGAATGCTGATCACGAAAAAATGCGTAAGGGGATCACATTGACTGTCGATGAGCTGGTCCAATTGCGTGATATCCTTAATGGGATGGAACTTTAG
- a CDS encoding molybdenum cofactor biosynthesis protein B, with protein MYKTGIMTLSDLGSKGQREDKSGPMIHAMLAETNLYEVVKTIILPDDLESIKTALMVWADEDHLDLILTTGGTGFSGRDWTPEATIAVCDRLTPGIPEAMRYHSMQITPKAMLSRSAAGIRKQTLIINLPGSPKAVKENLEAVLPALDHGLQMLLSSGSANCAEPIK; from the coding sequence ATGTATAAAACTGGAATAATGACCTTAAGCGATCTGGGCTCAAAGGGCCAACGGGAAGACAAAAGCGGCCCGATGATTCATGCTATGCTTGCAGAGACCAACCTTTACGAGGTGGTCAAAACCATCATCCTGCCGGATGATCTGGAATCGATCAAAACAGCCCTGATGGTCTGGGCTGATGAGGATCATCTGGATCTGATTCTGACCACTGGTGGCACCGGATTTTCTGGGCGGGACTGGACCCCGGAAGCCACCATTGCCGTCTGCGACCGCTTAACTCCCGGAATCCCGGAAGCAATGCGCTACCACAGCATGCAGATCACCCCGAAAGCAATGCTCAGCCGCAGTGCTGCCGGCATCCGCAAGCAAACCCTGATCATTAACCTCCCCGGTAGCCCCAAAGCAGTTAAAGAAAACCTCGAAGCCGTTCTACCGGCGCTGGACCACGGTCTGCAGATGCTCTTGAGCAGCGGTTCCGCCAATTGCGCCGAACCCATCAAGTGA
- a CDS encoding HesA/MoeB/ThiF family protein: MSRYERNFPAFSEEDFERIQHATVCVVGCGGLGGYIIEMLARVGIGSLILIDGDVFEDSNQNRQIFATEKNLGTPKAKAAAARVKLINKEVTTTCYHDFLNEDNGLALIGEADLVVDALDNVPARLTLQTLCKEKNIPLIHGAIGGWFAQVTTVFPEDDTLSRLYAGEKEYDSKALGNPSFTPALAASLEVSEALKVLTGKEEILRNKLLYIDLLANDFFTFNI, encoded by the coding sequence ATGTCACGTTATGAACGGAATTTTCCAGCTTTTTCCGAAGAAGACTTTGAACGCATCCAGCATGCAACGGTTTGTGTGGTGGGCTGCGGTGGTTTGGGTGGCTATATTATTGAGATGCTGGCCCGGGTCGGGATCGGTTCCCTTATTTTGATTGATGGTGATGTTTTTGAGGACTCCAACCAGAACCGCCAGATTTTTGCCACTGAAAAAAATCTGGGTACGCCCAAAGCCAAAGCCGCGGCAGCCCGGGTCAAGTTAATTAATAAAGAAGTGACGACGACCTGTTATCATGATTTTCTCAATGAGGACAACGGTTTGGCTCTGATCGGCGAGGCCGATCTGGTGGTGGATGCTTTGGATAATGTTCCCGCCCGGCTTACCCTGCAGACTTTATGCAAAGAAAAAAATATTCCCCTGATCCACGGCGCCATTGGTGGCTGGTTCGCCCAGGTAACCACGGTGTTTCCGGAAGATGATACCCTGTCCCGGCTCTATGCCGGTGAAAAAGAATATGACTCCAAAGCCTTGGGAAACCCTTCCTTTACTCCAGCCCTGGCTGCTTCGCTGGAAGTTTCCGAAGCCTTAAAAGTGCTCACCGGGAAGGAAGAAATACTGCGGAACAAGCTTTTGTATATTGATTTACTCGCCAACGACTTTTTTACATTTAATATTTAG
- the glp gene encoding gephyrin-like molybdotransferase Glp — translation MELLKVKTIDEMKNIIKETFRALTLEKETIDLSAGLGRVLSADIVSTMDVPHFDRSVVDGYAVKLTDVQGAGSAIPGFLRIVGEVQMGKETTESLNQGETLYVPTGGMVPAGTEAMIMIEYTEKLGEKDLAIYTNAGANENMMRIGDDIRNGELVFSRGHLLRPQDIGVLSALGYLQVEVYKRPRLSIISTGDEIIRPGETPKPGEVIDINTPALAAVAKRLGADVISTAYARDDQEEIRKAVELGIKNGDMVILSGGSSMGEKDYTVQVIDGLGEVLLHGLAVKPGKPTILGSVLQKPVIGLPGQPAAAIMVLMIVLQEFMKRYYDQDSFNNQTIQGVLMENIHASPGRRTFQTVAIKKTEKDIEIRPTHGKSGMITLLSYSDGYIEITENEEGKNAGDRVEVTLF, via the coding sequence ATGGAGTTGCTGAAGGTAAAAACTATTGATGAAATGAAAAACATCATCAAAGAGACATTTAGAGCATTAACTTTAGAGAAAGAAACCATTGATTTAAGCGCTGGATTAGGCCGGGTATTGTCAGCGGATATCGTATCAACCATGGATGTCCCACACTTTGATCGATCAGTGGTGGATGGTTATGCGGTCAAGCTAACCGATGTTCAGGGTGCGGGAAGTGCTATACCGGGGTTTTTAAGAATTGTCGGGGAAGTCCAGATGGGCAAAGAAACGACTGAAAGTCTTAATCAGGGTGAAACCCTTTACGTTCCTACCGGTGGCATGGTGCCCGCCGGCACTGAAGCCATGATCATGATTGAATATACCGAAAAACTGGGTGAAAAAGATTTGGCCATTTACACCAATGCGGGTGCCAATGAGAATATGATGCGCATTGGTGATGATATCAGAAATGGGGAACTGGTTTTTTCCCGAGGACATCTCTTAAGACCCCAGGATATCGGTGTTTTATCGGCCTTGGGCTATTTACAAGTTGAGGTTTACAAGCGTCCCCGACTCAGTATTATTTCGACCGGGGATGAAATTATTCGGCCCGGAGAAACGCCGAAGCCAGGGGAAGTGATCGATATCAACACACCAGCCTTGGCAGCAGTGGCAAAACGCTTGGGTGCTGATGTCATTTCGACCGCTTATGCCAGAGATGACCAGGAGGAGATTCGCAAAGCCGTGGAGCTCGGAATAAAAAACGGTGATATGGTCATTCTTTCTGGTGGCAGTTCGATGGGCGAAAAAGATTATACCGTTCAGGTCATCGATGGACTGGGCGAGGTGCTTCTTCATGGTCTGGCCGTTAAACCGGGAAAACCGACAATCTTGGGAAGTGTTTTGCAAAAACCGGTAATCGGCTTACCCGGACAGCCGGCAGCCGCTATTATGGTACTGATGATTGTACTTCAGGAATTTATGAAACGCTACTATGATCAGGATTCTTTTAACAACCAAACCATCCAGGGGGTTTTGATGGAAAACATCCACGCATCACCAGGACGACGGACCTTCCAGACGGTGGCCATTAAAAAAACCGAAAAGGACATTGAAATTCGGCCAACTCACGGCAAATCCGGGATGATTACGCTGTTATCCTATTCGGACGGATACATTGAAATAACCGAAAACGAAGAAGGGAAAAATGCCGGAGACCGGGTTGAAGTGACCCTATTTTAG
- a CDS encoding molybdopterin biosynthesis protein, whose protein sequence is MNTENTGKKDERNLYLKNEDLDVAVAKYLAFLSFEKGPQKGRLLPVIEALGWVTKEPVFAKISSPYYNASAMDGICVEAMEMIGVDERHPRTLIKGTDFNFVDTGDVIADPYNAVVMIEDVIIKSDNEVSINSPVSLWQHVRPIGEDIVAGELIIPAFHRVRPIDLGALLAGGITEIEVLVKPRVGIIPTGTELVEAGAAMAVGKIIDSNTHMFVGLAEEYGGEAKRYQTVRDDYELIKNAIVKAVDENDMVLISAGSSAGTEDYTRKLIEELGEVVVHGVAIKPGKPVVLGIVQGKPVIGIPGYPVSAYFVFESFVKPVILAFNHQTTTEGVTIKAILSKRLMSSLKYLEFVRMKCGRVNQRFIATPLDRGAGVTMSLVNADGILKIPKNVEGYEAGEEVELILMRRREEIENTLVSIGSHDVLMDIVANIIHKNKQLVNLSSAHVGSLGGIMAIKKRECHIAPIHLLDEETGVYNCSYIKRYLADEAVELIKGVKRTQGMIIPKGNPKNIQGIGDLIRTDLSFVNRQRGSGTRVLLDYLLKENKIDNSQVLGYTREMNTHMMVASAVKSGSCDVGIGVLSAANMMELDFIPIGDEDYDFVILKENLGDPRVQIFINVLKSQEFKEALMQLGGYEIIQPGEIVKP, encoded by the coding sequence ATGAATACCGAAAATACCGGAAAAAAAGATGAACGGAATTTATATTTAAAAAATGAAGATCTGGATGTGGCGGTGGCCAAATATCTGGCCTTTTTATCTTTTGAAAAAGGGCCGCAAAAAGGCCGCTTGTTGCCAGTGATCGAAGCCCTGGGATGGGTGACGAAAGAGCCTGTTTTTGCGAAAATTTCGTCTCCTTATTATAATGCCTCAGCAATGGATGGCATCTGTGTGGAAGCGATGGAGATGATTGGCGTGGATGAACGTCATCCCCGGACCCTGATAAAAGGGACCGATTTTAATTTTGTCGATACCGGGGATGTGATTGCTGATCCCTATAATGCGGTGGTGATGATTGAAGATGTCATCATTAAAAGTGATAATGAAGTCAGCATCAACAGTCCGGTTTCGCTGTGGCAGCATGTCCGTCCGATTGGTGAAGATATCGTTGCCGGAGAACTGATTATCCCGGCCTTTCATCGGGTTCGTCCGATCGATTTAGGTGCCCTTTTAGCTGGCGGTATTACTGAAATTGAGGTCTTGGTCAAACCGCGGGTGGGGATTATTCCCACTGGTACCGAACTGGTGGAAGCCGGAGCGGCCATGGCAGTGGGAAAAATAATCGACTCCAATACCCATATGTTTGTCGGGTTGGCGGAAGAATACGGCGGTGAAGCCAAGCGCTATCAAACCGTTCGAGATGACTATGAGCTAATTAAAAACGCGATCGTTAAGGCCGTGGATGAAAACGATATGGTGCTGATCTCGGCCGGTTCTTCGGCCGGAACCGAAGACTATACCCGCAAGCTGATCGAAGAACTGGGTGAAGTGGTGGTTCATGGGGTGGCCATTAAACCGGGAAAACCAGTCGTTTTGGGAATCGTTCAGGGAAAACCGGTAATTGGCATTCCCGGCTATCCGGTTTCCGCCTACTTTGTCTTTGAAAGCTTTGTCAAGCCGGTGATTCTGGCCTTTAACCATCAGACCACAACAGAAGGTGTTACCATTAAAGCGATACTGTCCAAACGGCTGATGTCATCGCTAAAATACCTGGAGTTTGTGCGGATGAAATGTGGCCGGGTGAACCAGCGATTCATAGCAACACCACTGGATCGCGGCGCCGGTGTCACGATGTCGCTGGTGAATGCTGACGGGATTTTAAAAATTCCCAAAAATGTAGAAGGCTATGAAGCCGGGGAAGAGGTCGAGCTGATTCTCATGCGTCGCCGGGAAGAAATAGAAAATACCCTGGTTTCCATTGGCAGTCACGATGTGTTAATGGATATCGTCGCCAATATTATCCATAAGAATAAGCAACTGGTGAACCTGTCTTCAGCTCATGTGGGTAGTCTGGGCGGGATTATGGCGATCAAAAAAAGGGAGTGCCATATTGCACCGATCCATCTGCTCGATGAGGAAACCGGGGTTTATAATTGCTCCTATATAAAACGCTATCTGGCTGACGAAGCGGTAGAGCTGATTAAAGGTGTCAAACGAACCCAGGGAATGATTATCCCCAAAGGCAATCCAAAGAATATTCAGGGAATTGGGGATCTGATCCGGACCGATTTAAGCTTTGTTAACCGCCAACGGGGTTCAGGAACCCGGGTGCTGTTGGATTATTTATTAAAAGAAAATAAGATTGATAATAGTCAGGTGTTGGGTTATACACGGGAAATGAACACCCATATGATGGTCGCTTCGGCCGTGAAATCCGGTTCCTGCGACGTCGGTATCGGGGTTTTATCGGCCGCCAATATGATGGAACTGGATTTTATCCCGATCGGCGATGAAGACTACGATTTTGTAATTTTAAAAGAGAATCTGGGGGATCCCCGGGTGCAGATATTCATCAATGTGCTTAAATCCCAGGAATTTAAAGAAGCCCTTATGCAGCTGGGGGGATATGAAATAATACAGCCGGGAGAAATTGTTAAACCCTAG
- the moaA gene encoding GTP 3',8-cyclase MoaA — protein sequence MKDYYGRKINYMRISITDLCNLRCVYCMPEEGIVKHPHQKNLSFEEILNLIKAGVSLGVNKIRLTGGEPLVRHGIVDLVSRIGEIPGIDDLTMTTNGILLPKYAKDLKKAGLNRVNISLDTFDPVKFHEITRWGHLEDVFAGIAAAKAVGMDPIKINTVLIKDFNDNEIETFVNYTKNEAVDVRFIELMPLGESSDFAENKYLSNDEVLKKMPALMPLLEPDKTGPAEYYQLPGAKGRVGLINPISKHFCSECNRIRVTTDGKIKPCLHSDNEIDVIALREEGKSYQEILLQAINEKPERHHINEHEKQLRRNMNEIGG from the coding sequence ATGAAGGATTATTATGGAAGAAAAATAAATTACATGCGTATCTCGATCACCGATTTATGTAATTTAAGATGTGTTTACTGTATGCCTGAAGAAGGGATTGTGAAACATCCCCATCAGAAAAATCTGTCCTTTGAAGAAATTCTGAATCTCATCAAAGCCGGGGTTTCACTGGGGGTCAACAAGATTCGGTTAACCGGCGGGGAACCACTTGTGCGTCATGGGATTGTTGATCTAGTTAGCCGAATCGGTGAAATTCCCGGAATTGATGATCTGACCATGACCACCAATGGGATTCTCTTGCCTAAATACGCCAAAGATTTAAAGAAAGCCGGCTTAAACCGGGTGAATATCAGTCTGGATACCTTTGATCCAGTTAAGTTTCATGAAATTACCCGGTGGGGTCATTTAGAAGATGTTTTTGCGGGGATTGCCGCGGCCAAGGCAGTAGGGATGGATCCAATAAAAATCAACACAGTGCTGATTAAGGATTTCAATGATAATGAAATTGAGACCTTTGTGAATTACACCAAAAATGAAGCGGTTGATGTGCGGTTTATTGAACTAATGCCCTTGGGTGAATCCAGTGATTTTGCAGAAAACAAATATCTCTCCAACGATGAGGTGTTAAAAAAAATGCCTGCATTAATGCCACTTCTGGAACCGGATAAAACCGGACCGGCGGAATATTATCAGCTACCCGGTGCCAAAGGCAGAGTGGGACTCATTAACCCTATTAGTAAACATTTTTGCAGTGAATGCAATCGGATTCGGGTAACTACCGACGGTAAGATCAAGCCCTGTCTTCATTCAGACAATGAGATTGATGTTATCGCATTACGAGAAGAAGGAAAAAGCTATCAGGAAATTTTACTCCAGGCGATTAATGAAAAACCGGAAAGGCACCATATCAACGAACATGAAAAACAGTTGCGCAGAAATATGAACGAAATTGGAGGATGA
- the moaC gene encoding cyclic pyranopterin monophosphate synthase MoaC has product MDKEILEFTHFNDAGRSKMVDVSEKKSTTRVAVAKGAITMKKETLQKIIDGQMKKGDVLGVAQIAGIMGVKRTADLIPMCHNIFISGSDIDFKIDEVNSRILIEATVKNSGQTGVEMEALMAVSVAALTIYDMCKAVDKEMTIESIYLAKKTGGKSGEFINPNHQ; this is encoded by the coding sequence ATGGACAAAGAAATTTTAGAGTTCACCCATTTTAATGACGCTGGTCGCAGCAAAATGGTGGACGTCAGCGAGAAAAAAAGCACCACCCGGGTGGCTGTTGCCAAAGGGGCTATCACGATGAAAAAAGAGACTCTGCAAAAGATAATTGATGGGCAGATGAAAAAAGGGGATGTGTTGGGTGTGGCCCAAATTGCCGGAATTATGGGTGTTAAGCGGACGGCCGACCTGATCCCGATGTGTCATAATATTTTTATTTCCGGCAGTGACATTGATTTTAAAATCGATGAGGTTAATTCCCGGATTCTAATTGAAGCAACGGTTAAAAACAGCGGCCAGACCGGAGTGGAAATGGAGGCGTTAATGGCGGTTTCAGTGGCCGCCCTGACCATCTATGACATGTGCAAGGCGGTTGACAAAGAGATGACCATTGAATCGATCTATCTGGCTAAGAAAACCGGGGGCAAATCCGGCGAGTTTATTAATCCCAATCATCAATAA
- a CDS encoding MOSC domain-containing protein, with product MSGKVIAINISEKKGVMKKPIPIGIFIKDFGLDGDAHAGNWHRQVSLLGQESIDKMIAMGAAGLCAGNFAENITTEGICVYELPVGTKLKIGETLQEVTQIGKECHAGCEIAQQVGDCVMPREGIFTIILEGGTIKAGDVIEVVD from the coding sequence ATGAGTGGAAAAGTAATTGCAATTAATATCAGTGAGAAAAAAGGTGTCATGAAAAAACCGATTCCAATTGGAATTTTTATTAAGGATTTTGGTCTGGACGGCGATGCCCATGCCGGTAATTGGCATCGGCAGGTCAGCCTTCTCGGCCAGGAGAGCATTGATAAGATGATCGCCATGGGTGCGGCGGGACTATGTGCCGGAAATTTTGCCGAAAACATCACCACCGAAGGAATTTGTGTTTATGAACTCCCGGTGGGAACGAAGTTAAAAATCGGAGAAACGCTTCAGGAAGTTACCCAGATCGGCAAAGAATGTCATGCCGGATGCGAAATTGCCCAGCAGGTTGGGGATTGCGTGATGCCACGAGAGGGAATCTTTACCATTATCTTAGAAGGTGGTACCATCAAAGCCGGAGATGTCATTGAAGTGGTGGATTGA
- the glyA gene encoding serine hydroxymethyltransferase, producing the protein MFFEEVKVADPEIYELMEKELHRQQSHLELIASENFVSDAVMIAMGSHLTNKYAEGTPGHRFYGGCVHVDTIEQVAIDRAKALFGAEHANVQPHSGAQANTAVYMGILEPGDTVLGMRLDQGGHLTHGSPANLSGKYYNFISYGVDQVTETIDYDEIEKLIKEHQPKLVVVGASSYPRAIDFERISKMTKAAGCFLMVDMAHIAGLVAAGQHQSPVPYADFVTTTTHKTLRGPRGGIILCKKEYAKLIDKGVFPGTQGGPLEHMIAAKAIAFKEAATPEFKAYQEQVVKNAKVLAAALENRGFRIVSGGTDNHLMLLDVSKVGLTGKEADDTLGKVNITANKNAIPYDKESPFVTSGIRVGTPAITTRGLVEADMEVVADAIEAALIKKDMELALEKVAFLTEKYPLYPGLMG; encoded by the coding sequence ATGTTTTTTGAAGAAGTAAAAGTTGCAGATCCTGAGATTTATGAACTCATGGAAAAGGAATTGCATCGACAACAAAGTCATTTAGAGCTCATCGCCTCTGAAAACTTCGTGTCAGACGCAGTAATGATCGCTATGGGAAGCCATTTAACCAATAAATACGCTGAAGGTACCCCAGGACACCGCTTTTATGGCGGCTGTGTTCATGTGGATACCATTGAGCAGGTTGCCATCGATCGGGCCAAAGCACTTTTTGGTGCCGAACATGCTAATGTCCAGCCCCATTCTGGTGCTCAGGCCAATACTGCTGTATATATGGGGATTTTAGAACCCGGCGATACCGTTTTAGGGATGCGTTTGGATCAGGGCGGTCATTTAACCCATGGCAGTCCGGCGAATCTATCAGGTAAATATTATAATTTTATCTCTTATGGTGTAGATCAGGTAACAGAAACCATCGATTATGATGAAATAGAAAAACTGATTAAAGAACATCAGCCCAAACTGGTGGTCGTGGGAGCCAGTTCTTATCCCCGAGCTATTGACTTTGAACGCATTTCAAAGATGACCAAAGCCGCCGGTTGTTTTCTGATGGTGGATATGGCTCATATTGCCGGTCTGGTTGCCGCCGGACAGCATCAAAGTCCCGTGCCTTATGCGGACTTTGTCACCACCACCACTCACAAAACCTTGCGAGGTCCAAGAGGGGGCATTATTTTATGTAAAAAAGAATATGCCAAACTCATCGATAAGGGCGTGTTTCCGGGAACGCAGGGCGGTCCCCTGGAGCATATGATCGCAGCTAAGGCGATAGCCTTTAAAGAAGCAGCAACACCAGAATTTAAGGCCTACCAGGAACAAGTGGTCAAGAATGCCAAAGTATTGGCAGCGGCCCTTGAAAATCGGGGATTTCGGATTGTTTCCGGCGGAACCGATAATCACCTGATGCTACTAGATGTGAGCAAGGTTGGCTTAACCGGAAAAGAAGCCGATGACACCCTTGGGAAAGTCAATATCACCGCCAATAAAAACGCCATTCCTTATGATAAGGAAAGTCCTTTTGTCACCAGCGGAATCCGTGTTGGGACGCCAGCCATTACTACCCGGGGTCTGGTTGAAGCAGACATGGAAGTGGTAGCGGATGCAATCGAAGCGGCACTGATTAAAAAAGACATGGAACTGGCGCTTGAAAAAGTCGCCTTTTTAACCGAAAAGTATCCCTTATATCCGGGCTTGATGGGTTAA
- a CDS encoding MFS transporter: MKKFGFRNAMVFLILSATVALAYQLPFLRYTFYDQFAAAYQLSNMEIGILASALNLTYTLCYPIGGWMADKFTMRFLISTTLAALALLTFAFAMTTNFTVLLVIHILYGFFGIATLWSAYLKGIRNLANKENQSKMFGSSEALRGVIQTIMGFAFLAIVGLAATEAAGMKVLFLFGAGVCAMFFVLALFFLPKTDIKHEEHATTSETKYRIIDVLKNKGVWVTILVIMFSYFTWALGNAYMTTYTVQVLNISTTAASAIGIVRSYIIVLLAGVIGGFVMDKFTFKGKGFVILFIAIIAAIIGVLTTAKIVALSVFLTLVIAFLANVLKSTYWSVMDQAGIPIGMTGMATGIISFIAFLPDAFYGPILGKWLDDAKAAGDIAAGFNQIFILLVVCGILGVLSSILLIKRTKEVKRLEEQAS; this comes from the coding sequence ATGAAAAAATTTGGCTTTAGAAATGCGATGGTGTTTTTAATTTTAAGTGCAACGGTTGCTCTTGCATACCAATTACCGTTTTTGCGCTATACTTTTTACGATCAATTTGCGGCTGCATACCAACTTTCAAATATGGAAATCGGTATTTTGGCTTCGGCTTTAAATTTGACCTATACTCTATGCTACCCTATTGGTGGCTGGATGGCCGATAAATTTACCATGCGATTCCTAATTTCCACAACTTTGGCAGCTTTAGCGCTACTAACGTTTGCTTTTGCAATGACTACTAATTTCACAGTTCTACTCGTTATTCACATACTTTACGGATTCTTTGGCATTGCTACCTTGTGGTCTGCTTATCTGAAAGGGATTCGAAATTTAGCAAATAAGGAGAACCAAAGTAAAATGTTTGGTAGTAGCGAAGCTTTGCGGGGTGTCATTCAAACGATCATGGGTTTTGCGTTCCTTGCTATCGTTGGTTTAGCCGCCACTGAAGCTGCTGGAATGAAGGTGCTATTTCTCTTTGGTGCCGGGGTATGTGCAATGTTTTTTGTGCTGGCCTTGTTTTTTCTTCCAAAAACAGACATTAAACACGAAGAACATGCAACAACTAGCGAAACCAAATATCGAATTATCGATGTGCTAAAAAATAAAGGTGTCTGGGTCACAATCCTTGTCATTATGTTCTCTTATTTCACATGGGCTCTAGGCAACGCATATATGACAACCTACACCGTACAAGTCTTAAATATTTCAACAACTGCAGCTAGCGCCATCGGAATCGTAAGAAGCTATATCATTGTGTTGTTGGCAGGAGTAATAGGTGGATTCGTTATGGATAAGTTTACATTCAAAGGAAAAGGATTTGTCATCCTTTTTATAGCGATCATCGCAGCTATCATTGGCGTTTTAACAACAGCTAAAATAGTTGCATTAAGTGTCTTCTTAACCTTAGTAATTGCATTCTTGGCTAACGTCTTGAAATCAACCTATTGGTCTGTAATGGACCAGGCAGGTATTCCCATTGGAATGACCGGAATGGCTACAGGCATTATTTCATTTATCGCTTTTCTGCCAGATGCATTTTACGGTCCAATTCTTGGCAAGTGGTTAGATGATGCAAAGGCCGCCGGAGATATTGCCGCTGGCTTCAATCAAATTTTCATCCTGTTAGTTGTATGTGGTATTCTAGGGGTTCTTTCATCTATTTTACTAATTAAACGTACAAAAGAAGTTAAACGATTAGAAGAGCAAGCGTCTTAA